Proteins encoded together in one Musa acuminata AAA Group cultivar baxijiao chromosome BXJ3-6, Cavendish_Baxijiao_AAA, whole genome shotgun sequence window:
- the LOC135587005 gene encoding probable receptor-like protein kinase At1g49730 isoform X3: protein MPAAYVLVLFLALASLGSRSRSRAIAGDCPLDFSWLNISLASSACANQNERGKCCRYLNAIVAISIAQFANATGRLGVPPAVTEGCLSSIPETLSLYGIPASASVFCGLGPKIRVSYQCQGRATVLEMMQSPNFSDVIETCNVPLSLDNSCKRCLNSGIIYLHHLIATDDNITLSVCRDAVFVTLANQGGNFSAVDMAACFFGVQGLSILPVSPSGSLAPTSSPKFTSSPSSISARAPRQQLNASPMNKIRHTYHLTLVPGIGVGVIGLTVLLLLVLILLIRKKSRELKNANVPTENSWNAFPPNQVRRCQEGPSAMFRRFAYKEMKKATENFSTVIGKGGFGTVYKAQFVDGPIAAVKRMDKVSKQGEEEFCREIELLARLHHRHLVALKGFCAERNERFLVYEYMENGSLKDHLHSSGRKRLSWRTRLQIAIDVANALEYLHFYCDPPLCHRDIKSSNILLDEKFVAKK from the exons ATGCCGGCCGCCTATGTTCTGGTCCTGTTCCTGGCATTGGCTTCCCTCGGATCCCGCAGCAGATCGAGGGCGATCGCGGGGG ATTGCCCCCTGGACTTTAGTTGGTTGAACATCAGTTTAGCATCATCTGCTTGTGCAAATCAAAATGAGCGAGGAAAATGCTGCCGTTATCTTAATGCCATTGTTGCAATTTCTATTGCTCAATTTGCAAATGCCACTGGCAGACTGGGTGTTCCACCAGCAGTCACTGAAGGCTGCCTTAGTTCCATTCCGGAAACCTTAAGCTTATATGGCATTCCAGCTAGTGCCTCTGTTTTTTGTGGTCTGGGGCCAAAAATTCGAGTTTCTTATCAGTGCCAGGGTAGAGCAACTGTGTTGGAAATGATGCAATCTCCCAATTTTAGTGATGTTATTGAAACTTGTAATGTTCCCCTTTCATTAGATAATAGTTGCAAGAGGTGCCTAAACTCTGGCATCATATATCTTCACCACCTCATAGCAACAGATGATAATATCACATTAAGTGTCTGTCGTGATGCAGTTTTTGTGACACTTGCAAACCAAGGTGGCAACTTTTCTGCTGTTGATATGGCTGCTTGCTTCTTTGGTGTTCAAGGGCTTAGTATTTTACCAG TGTCACCGTCTGGATCACTTGCTCCTACATCTTCTCCAAAATTTACATCTTCTCCAAGTTCTATTTCTGCTCGAGCTCCAAGGCAACAACTAAATGCTTCTCCTATGAACAAAATTCGTCACACCTACCACCTTACTCTGGTTCCAGGAATTGGTGTTGGGGTCATAGGCCTGACAGTTCTCTTACTTCTGGTTCTGATACTGCTTATACGTAAAAAAAGCAGAGAACTCAAGAATGCAAATGTTCCCACAGAGAACTCATGGAATGCTTTCCCACCTAATCAAGTCCGGAGGTGTCAAGAAG GTCCATCAGCTATGTTCCGAAGATTTGCCTATAAGGAAATGAAGAAGGCAACAGAGAATTTTAGCACTGTCATAGGTAAAGGTGGATTTGGAACTGTCTACAAGGCCCAATTTGTTGATGGCCCTATAGCTGCTGTAAAGCGAATGGACAAAGTTTCAAAGCAAGGTGAGGAAGAATTCTGCCGGGAAATAGAGCTTCTCGCAAGACTCCATCATCGCCATCTTGTTGCTCTCAAGGGCTTTTGTGCTGAGAGAAATGAGAG GTTTTTGGTGTATGAATATATGGAGAATGGAAGCCTTAAGGATCATCTTCATT CATCAGGAAGAAAAAGATTAAGTTGGAGGACAAGGTTGCAAATTGCAATAGATGTGGCCAATGCTCTG GAATATCTTCATTTTTATTGTGATCCTCCCCTCTGCCACAGAGACATAAAATCAAGTAATATCCTTTTGGATGAAAAATTTGTTGCCAAA AAGTGA
- the LOC135639540 gene encoding uncharacterized protein LOC135639540, producing MHAKTDSEVTSLAASSPPRSPGRQVYYVQSPSRDSHDGEKTTATTSFHSTPVLSPMASPRHSHSSVGPQSRDSSSSRFSGGIKPGGGPRKMSSHDDRKGGRSKSDKAWKECATIEEEGLLEDEREEKGLPRRCYYLAFLLGFVILFSFFALILWGASRSQKPEITMKSIRFENFIIQAGTDASLVPTDMATLNSTVRFSFRNTGTFFGVHVSATPFVLSYDQLTLAGGDMNKFYQSRKSQRNVEVVVLGKKVPLYGGGPSLASSPGSVATVPLSLSFMVKSRAYVLGKLVKPKFEIGVQCKVVMKPAKLNTRVSLKNSCQYY from the exons atgcatgccAAGACAGACTCAGAGGTGACGAGCTTAGCGGCGTCATCACCGCCTAGATCGCCGGGAAGGCAGGTGTACTACGTGCAGAGCCCGTCGAGGGACTCCCACGATGGCGAGAAGACCACGGCGACGACGTCCTTCCACTCTACGCCAGTCCTCAGCCCGATGGCTTCGCCGCGGCACTCCCACTCGTCGGTCGGCCCGCAGTCCCGGGACTCCTCCTCCAGCCGCTTCTCGGGGGGCATCAAGCCCGGCGGCGGACCCAGGAAGATGTCATCCCACGATGACAGAAAGGGAGGCCGCAGTAAAAGCGACAAGGCGTGGAAGGAGTGCGCCACCATCGAGGAAGAAGGCCTCCTCGAGGATGAGCGGGAGGAGAAGGGGCTACCCCGGAGGTGTTACTATCTGGCCTTCCTCCTTGGGTTTGtcatcctcttctccttctttgcTCTCATCCTTTGGGGTGCAAGCCGATCTCAGAAGCCTGAGATCACCATGAAG AGCATCAGATTCGAGAACTTCATCATCCAAGCCGGAACAGATGCGTCGCTCGTGCCGACCGACATGGCCACGCTGAACTCCACCGTCAGGTTCTCCTTCCGCAACACCGGGACTTTCTTCGGCGTCCACGTTAGCGCAACGCCTTTCGTTCTCAGCTACGACCAACTCACCTTGGCCGGCGGAGAT ATGAACAAATTCTACCAGTCAAGGAAGAGCCAGAGAAATGTTGAGGTGGTGGTGCTGGGGAAAAAGGTGCCATTATATGGAGGAGGGCCAAGCCTGGCAAGCTCCCCAGGGAGTGTCGCAACCGTTCCCTTGAGCCTCAGCTTCATGGTGAAGTCGAGGGCTTATGTTTTGGGGAAGCTGGTGAAGCCCAAGTTCGAGATTGGGGTGCAGTGCAAGGTGGTCATGAAACCGGCTAAGCTCAACACCCGTGTCTCACTAAAGAACTCTTGTCAGTACTATTGA
- the LOC135587005 gene encoding probable receptor-like protein kinase At1g49730 isoform X2, with amino-acid sequence MPAAYVLVLFLALASLGSRSRSRAIAGDCPLDFSWLNISLASSACANQNERGKCCRYLNAIVAISIAQFANATGRLGVPPAVTEGCLSSIPETLSLYGIPASASVFCGLGPKIRVSYQCQGRATVLEMMQSPNFSDVIETCNVPLSLDNSCKRCLNSGIIYLHHLIATDDNITLSVCRDAVFVTLANQGGNFSAVDMAACFFGVQGLSILPVSPSGSLAPTSSPKFTSSPSSISARAPRQQLNASPMNKIRHTYHLTLVPGIGVGVIGLTVLLLLVLILLIRKKSRELKNANVPTENSWNAFPPNQVRRCQEAMFRRFAYKEMKKATENFSTVIGKGGFGTVYKAQFVDGPIAAVKRMDKVSKQGEEEFCREIELLARLHHRHLVALKGFCAERNERFLVYEYMENGSLKDHLHSSGRKRLSWRTRLQIAIDVANALEYLHFYCDPPLCHRDIKSSNILLDEKFVAKVADFGLAHASRSDAISFEPVNTDIRGTPGYMDPEYVVTQELTEKSDIYSYGVLLLELVSGRRAIHENRNLVEWSQKFLATDSRLPELVDPATGDSFDFEQLHMVVELIKWCTHKEGRARPSIKQVLRVFSEHLDPVQNGFSENEEGDGYVGGRSSEARIHRNEVIPYSGDVRCLQSSSSTSRSYCSRSVLLESGSPQSPPVEYDLLEKC; translated from the exons ATGCCGGCCGCCTATGTTCTGGTCCTGTTCCTGGCATTGGCTTCCCTCGGATCCCGCAGCAGATCGAGGGCGATCGCGGGGG ATTGCCCCCTGGACTTTAGTTGGTTGAACATCAGTTTAGCATCATCTGCTTGTGCAAATCAAAATGAGCGAGGAAAATGCTGCCGTTATCTTAATGCCATTGTTGCAATTTCTATTGCTCAATTTGCAAATGCCACTGGCAGACTGGGTGTTCCACCAGCAGTCACTGAAGGCTGCCTTAGTTCCATTCCGGAAACCTTAAGCTTATATGGCATTCCAGCTAGTGCCTCTGTTTTTTGTGGTCTGGGGCCAAAAATTCGAGTTTCTTATCAGTGCCAGGGTAGAGCAACTGTGTTGGAAATGATGCAATCTCCCAATTTTAGTGATGTTATTGAAACTTGTAATGTTCCCCTTTCATTAGATAATAGTTGCAAGAGGTGCCTAAACTCTGGCATCATATATCTTCACCACCTCATAGCAACAGATGATAATATCACATTAAGTGTCTGTCGTGATGCAGTTTTTGTGACACTTGCAAACCAAGGTGGCAACTTTTCTGCTGTTGATATGGCTGCTTGCTTCTTTGGTGTTCAAGGGCTTAGTATTTTACCAG TGTCACCGTCTGGATCACTTGCTCCTACATCTTCTCCAAAATTTACATCTTCTCCAAGTTCTATTTCTGCTCGAGCTCCAAGGCAACAACTAAATGCTTCTCCTATGAACAAAATTCGTCACACCTACCACCTTACTCTGGTTCCAGGAATTGGTGTTGGGGTCATAGGCCTGACAGTTCTCTTACTTCTGGTTCTGATACTGCTTATACGTAAAAAAAGCAGAGAACTCAAGAATGCAAATGTTCCCACAGAGAACTCATGGAATGCTTTCCCACCTAATCAAGTCCGGAGGTGTCAAGAAG CTATGTTCCGAAGATTTGCCTATAAGGAAATGAAGAAGGCAACAGAGAATTTTAGCACTGTCATAGGTAAAGGTGGATTTGGAACTGTCTACAAGGCCCAATTTGTTGATGGCCCTATAGCTGCTGTAAAGCGAATGGACAAAGTTTCAAAGCAAGGTGAGGAAGAATTCTGCCGGGAAATAGAGCTTCTCGCAAGACTCCATCATCGCCATCTTGTTGCTCTCAAGGGCTTTTGTGCTGAGAGAAATGAGAG GTTTTTGGTGTATGAATATATGGAGAATGGAAGCCTTAAGGATCATCTTCATT CATCAGGAAGAAAAAGATTAAGTTGGAGGACAAGGTTGCAAATTGCAATAGATGTGGCCAATGCTCTG GAATATCTTCATTTTTATTGTGATCCTCCCCTCTGCCACAGAGACATAAAATCAAGTAATATCCTTTTGGATGAAAAATTTGTTGCCAAA GTAGCTGACTTTGGCCTTGCGCATGCTTCAAGAAGTGATGCAATCAGCTTTGAGCCAGTAAATACAGATATCCGTGGGACTCCAG GGTACATGGATCCTGAATATGTGGTGACTCAAGAGTTGACGGAGAAGAGTGATATATACAGCTATGGTGTTTTACTACTGGAGCTGGTGTCTGGGAGGAGAGCGATACATGAGAACAGGAATCTGGTAGAATGGTCTCAGAAATTCTTGGCAACAGATTCAAGGTTACCTGAATTGGTAGACCCTGCTACTGGGGACTCATTTGACTTTGAGCAGCTGCATATGGTGGTAGAGCTGATAAAATGGTGCACCCATAAAGAAGGGCGAGCAAGGCCATCAATCAAGCAAGTACTCAGGGTGTTCTCTGAGCATTTGGATCCAGTACAAAACGGCTTTTCTGAAAATGAAGAAGGTGATGGTTATGTCGGGGGAAGGAGTAGCGAAGCGAGAATACATAGAAACGAGGTGATTCCTTATAGTGGTGATGTAAGATGTTTACAATCCTCGTCGAGTACTTCAAGATCCTACTGTAGTCGGAGTGTCCTGCTTGAGAGTGGGTCACCACAATCTCCTCCTG TTGAATATGATCTGTTGGAGAAATGCTAA
- the LOC135587005 gene encoding probable receptor-like protein kinase At1g49730 isoform X1, with protein sequence MPAAYVLVLFLALASLGSRSRSRAIAGDCPLDFSWLNISLASSACANQNERGKCCRYLNAIVAISIAQFANATGRLGVPPAVTEGCLSSIPETLSLYGIPASASVFCGLGPKIRVSYQCQGRATVLEMMQSPNFSDVIETCNVPLSLDNSCKRCLNSGIIYLHHLIATDDNITLSVCRDAVFVTLANQGGNFSAVDMAACFFGVQGLSILPVSPSGSLAPTSSPKFTSSPSSISARAPRQQLNASPMNKIRHTYHLTLVPGIGVGVIGLTVLLLLVLILLIRKKSRELKNANVPTENSWNAFPPNQVRRCQEGPSAMFRRFAYKEMKKATENFSTVIGKGGFGTVYKAQFVDGPIAAVKRMDKVSKQGEEEFCREIELLARLHHRHLVALKGFCAERNERFLVYEYMENGSLKDHLHSSGRKRLSWRTRLQIAIDVANALEYLHFYCDPPLCHRDIKSSNILLDEKFVAKVADFGLAHASRSDAISFEPVNTDIRGTPGYMDPEYVVTQELTEKSDIYSYGVLLLELVSGRRAIHENRNLVEWSQKFLATDSRLPELVDPATGDSFDFEQLHMVVELIKWCTHKEGRARPSIKQVLRVFSEHLDPVQNGFSENEEGDGYVGGRSSEARIHRNEVIPYSGDVRCLQSSSSTSRSYCSRSVLLESGSPQSPPVEYDLLEKC encoded by the exons ATGCCGGCCGCCTATGTTCTGGTCCTGTTCCTGGCATTGGCTTCCCTCGGATCCCGCAGCAGATCGAGGGCGATCGCGGGGG ATTGCCCCCTGGACTTTAGTTGGTTGAACATCAGTTTAGCATCATCTGCTTGTGCAAATCAAAATGAGCGAGGAAAATGCTGCCGTTATCTTAATGCCATTGTTGCAATTTCTATTGCTCAATTTGCAAATGCCACTGGCAGACTGGGTGTTCCACCAGCAGTCACTGAAGGCTGCCTTAGTTCCATTCCGGAAACCTTAAGCTTATATGGCATTCCAGCTAGTGCCTCTGTTTTTTGTGGTCTGGGGCCAAAAATTCGAGTTTCTTATCAGTGCCAGGGTAGAGCAACTGTGTTGGAAATGATGCAATCTCCCAATTTTAGTGATGTTATTGAAACTTGTAATGTTCCCCTTTCATTAGATAATAGTTGCAAGAGGTGCCTAAACTCTGGCATCATATATCTTCACCACCTCATAGCAACAGATGATAATATCACATTAAGTGTCTGTCGTGATGCAGTTTTTGTGACACTTGCAAACCAAGGTGGCAACTTTTCTGCTGTTGATATGGCTGCTTGCTTCTTTGGTGTTCAAGGGCTTAGTATTTTACCAG TGTCACCGTCTGGATCACTTGCTCCTACATCTTCTCCAAAATTTACATCTTCTCCAAGTTCTATTTCTGCTCGAGCTCCAAGGCAACAACTAAATGCTTCTCCTATGAACAAAATTCGTCACACCTACCACCTTACTCTGGTTCCAGGAATTGGTGTTGGGGTCATAGGCCTGACAGTTCTCTTACTTCTGGTTCTGATACTGCTTATACGTAAAAAAAGCAGAGAACTCAAGAATGCAAATGTTCCCACAGAGAACTCATGGAATGCTTTCCCACCTAATCAAGTCCGGAGGTGTCAAGAAG GTCCATCAGCTATGTTCCGAAGATTTGCCTATAAGGAAATGAAGAAGGCAACAGAGAATTTTAGCACTGTCATAGGTAAAGGTGGATTTGGAACTGTCTACAAGGCCCAATTTGTTGATGGCCCTATAGCTGCTGTAAAGCGAATGGACAAAGTTTCAAAGCAAGGTGAGGAAGAATTCTGCCGGGAAATAGAGCTTCTCGCAAGACTCCATCATCGCCATCTTGTTGCTCTCAAGGGCTTTTGTGCTGAGAGAAATGAGAG GTTTTTGGTGTATGAATATATGGAGAATGGAAGCCTTAAGGATCATCTTCATT CATCAGGAAGAAAAAGATTAAGTTGGAGGACAAGGTTGCAAATTGCAATAGATGTGGCCAATGCTCTG GAATATCTTCATTTTTATTGTGATCCTCCCCTCTGCCACAGAGACATAAAATCAAGTAATATCCTTTTGGATGAAAAATTTGTTGCCAAA GTAGCTGACTTTGGCCTTGCGCATGCTTCAAGAAGTGATGCAATCAGCTTTGAGCCAGTAAATACAGATATCCGTGGGACTCCAG GGTACATGGATCCTGAATATGTGGTGACTCAAGAGTTGACGGAGAAGAGTGATATATACAGCTATGGTGTTTTACTACTGGAGCTGGTGTCTGGGAGGAGAGCGATACATGAGAACAGGAATCTGGTAGAATGGTCTCAGAAATTCTTGGCAACAGATTCAAGGTTACCTGAATTGGTAGACCCTGCTACTGGGGACTCATTTGACTTTGAGCAGCTGCATATGGTGGTAGAGCTGATAAAATGGTGCACCCATAAAGAAGGGCGAGCAAGGCCATCAATCAAGCAAGTACTCAGGGTGTTCTCTGAGCATTTGGATCCAGTACAAAACGGCTTTTCTGAAAATGAAGAAGGTGATGGTTATGTCGGGGGAAGGAGTAGCGAAGCGAGAATACATAGAAACGAGGTGATTCCTTATAGTGGTGATGTAAGATGTTTACAATCCTCGTCGAGTACTTCAAGATCCTACTGTAGTCGGAGTGTCCTGCTTGAGAGTGGGTCACCACAATCTCCTCCTG TTGAATATGATCTGTTGGAGAAATGCTAA
- the LOC135639455 gene encoding ASI1-immunoprecipitated protein 1-like has product MTTSSEEARKTYAEFEEKVSRTVFLDNLSTQVTTAVIKQALGQFGNVMNVEFIPNYTIPYPIPQSALVEMENEKQAKALISEMTNYPFMMSGMPRPVRAKPAKIEMFADRPPPPDRKIQVRWVDPSDADFVVAKKLKQLCKKHNAEHLALIKHQLEEEEKLAKHQEEMLKTNYKKYEMIESIVQDGTTSRLARHYGVRLDYD; this is encoded by the exons ATGACAACATCTTCAGAGGAAGCTAGAAAGACATATGCTGAGTTTGAGGAGAAGGTGAGTAGAACAGTGTTCCTCGATAACCTCTCCACTCAGGTGACAACTGCTGTGATCAAACAAGCTCTTGGTCAATTTGGGAATGTGATGAATGTGGAATTTATTCCGAACTACACTATACCATATCCTATCCCACAGTCTGCCTTGGTTGAGATGGAGAATGAGAAGCAAGCAAAGGCCCTTATCTCTGAGATGACAAATTACCCCTTCATGATGTCAGGAATGCCAAGGCCTGTAAGGGCAAAGCCAGCAAAGATTGAAATGTTTGCTGATCGTCCTCCACCGCCTGATAGAAAAATACAGGTGCGTTGGGTAGACCCCTCGGATGCAGATTTTGTGGTGGCAAAGAAGCTGAAGCAACTCTGCAAGAAGCACAATGCAGAACATTTAGCACTGATTAAG CATCAACTGGAAGAAGAGGAAAAGCTTGCAAAACATCAGGAGGAGATGCTGAAGACCAACTACAAGAAATACGAGATGATAGAAAGCATCGTGCAAGATGGCACCACGTCACGGTTGGCACGGCATTATGGCGTCAGGCTAGATTATGACTGA